The following are from one region of the Edwardsiella tarda ATCC 15947 = NBRC 105688 genome:
- the thpR gene encoding RNA 2',3'-cyclic phosphodiesterase, translated as MSQRLFFALALPATLQQSLIQWRAQHFPTEAGRPIAAANLHLTLAFLGDVGPAQQRQLIAGAERIRQAPFSLTLDDAGQWPRAGVVWLGLRRAPRGLIQLAELLRSQAARCGCQQSTLPFHPHITLLRHAYQPVAIPPANFHWQVEITQFALFRSQRIQGRTHYQSLASWPLLRHTAAE; from the coding sequence ATGTCGCAACGCCTTTTTTTCGCCCTCGCCCTGCCGGCGACGCTACAGCAATCGCTCATCCAATGGCGTGCCCAGCACTTTCCAACCGAGGCAGGGCGACCGATCGCCGCCGCTAACCTGCACCTCACCCTGGCCTTTCTCGGCGACGTCGGACCGGCGCAACAGCGGCAACTCATCGCCGGAGCCGAACGTATTCGCCAGGCCCCCTTTAGCCTAACGCTGGATGATGCCGGACAGTGGCCGCGTGCTGGCGTGGTATGGCTCGGGTTACGCCGAGCTCCGCGTGGATTAATTCAATTGGCCGAACTGCTGCGCTCGCAAGCGGCACGCTGCGGCTGCCAACAAAGCACCTTACCCTTTCACCCGCACATTACCCTGCTGCGCCACGCCTACCAGCCGGTCGCCATTCCTCCGGCTAATTTCCATTGGCAGGTTGAGATCACACAGTTTGCCCTCTTCCGCTCACAGCGCATTCAGGGACGGACCCACTATCAATCACTGGCCAGTTGGCCCCTACTACGCCACACCGCCGCAGAATAA
- the sfsA gene encoding DNA/RNA nuclease SfsA, with protein MQFTAPLQSATLLKRYKRFLADVRRPDGQIFTLHCANTGAMTGCATPGDTVWYSTSDNPRRKYPSTWELTESQTGAWICVNTQRANALVHEAIAQQRIVELSGYTKIRSEVRYGTENSRIDLLLQAEERPDCYIEVKSVTLLQQGCGYFPDAVSTRGQKHLRELQQQVQSGARAVLFFAVLHSGIERVRAARHIDAHYAQLLAQASDLGVEVICYTARITPGGITLTQPLPFES; from the coding sequence ATGCAGTTCACCGCGCCCCTACAATCCGCCACCCTGCTCAAACGTTACAAACGTTTCCTGGCCGATGTACGTCGCCCCGACGGCCAGATCTTCACGCTACACTGCGCCAATACCGGCGCCATGACGGGCTGCGCCACGCCGGGCGACACGGTGTGGTACTCCACGTCGGATAATCCACGGCGTAAGTATCCCTCGACCTGGGAGCTGACCGAGAGCCAGACGGGGGCGTGGATCTGTGTCAATACCCAACGCGCCAACGCCTTAGTTCACGAGGCGATCGCCCAGCAACGCATCGTGGAATTGTCCGGTTACACAAAAATACGCAGCGAGGTGCGTTACGGTACAGAAAATAGCCGCATCGACTTGTTATTACAGGCGGAGGAGCGCCCCGACTGCTATATTGAGGTGAAGTCGGTCACCCTGCTGCAACAGGGGTGCGGATACTTTCCCGACGCGGTCAGTACCCGTGGGCAGAAGCATCTGCGCGAGTTGCAGCAACAGGTGCAGAGTGGTGCACGCGCGGTGCTGTTTTTCGCCGTGCTGCACAGCGGCATCGAGCGTGTACGGGCGGCCCGCCACATCGATGCTCACTATGCGCAATTATTGGCCCAAGCAAGCGATCTCGGGGTAGAAGTGATCTGTTACACGGCACGGATAACGCCGGGCGGCATCACCTTGACGCAGCCGCTACCGTTCGAGTCGTAA
- the dksA gene encoding RNA polymerase-binding protein DksA, with product MQEGQNRKPSSLSILAIAGVEPYQEKPGEEYMNEAQLAHFKRILEAWRNQLRDEVDRTVSHMQEEAANFPDPADRATQEEEFSLELRNRDRERKLIKKIEKTLQKIEDDDFGFCESCGVEIGIRRLEARPTADLCIDCKTLAEIREKQMAG from the coding sequence ATGCAAGAAGGGCAAAACCGTAAACCGTCGTCCTTGAGCATTCTCGCCATTGCTGGGGTGGAGCCGTATCAAGAAAAACCGGGCGAAGAGTACATGAACGAAGCCCAGTTGGCGCACTTCAAGCGAATTCTTGAGGCATGGCGTAACCAGCTCAGGGACGAAGTGGATCGTACCGTATCCCATATGCAGGAAGAGGCTGCCAACTTCCCGGATCCCGCCGACCGCGCGACCCAGGAAGAGGAGTTTAGCCTGGAACTGCGTAACCGCGATCGCGAGCGTAAGCTGATCAAAAAAATCGAGAAGACACTGCAGAAAATCGAAGATGACGACTTCGGTTTCTGTGAATCCTGTGGCGTCGAGATCGGTATCCGCCGCCTAGAAGCGCGTCCGACCGCCGATCTGTGCATCGACTGTAAGACGCTGGCCGAAATTCGCGAAAAACAGATGGCGGGCTAA
- the gluQRS gene encoding tRNA glutamyl-Q(34) synthetase GluQRS: MSYSQSIQPGYVGRFAPSPSGDLHFGSLIAALGSYLRARACGGRWLVRIEDIDPPREVPGAAGRILRTLEHYGLHWDGEVLYQSQRHEAYRAILARLHQQGLAYYCTCTRQRIHALGGVYDGHCRTRGLGPQQAALRLHQTQPVYRFYDQLRGWIDADAALAREDFIIHRKDGLFAYNLAVVVDDHQQGVNEIVRGADLIEPTVRQIALYRQLGWKEPAYLHLPLALNNQGNKLSKQNHAQPIPLDDPRPLLLQALAFLGQPHPMALRDVSTEALLAHAVAAWRLENVPLNATMPTTIPSAPFSNSPP, encoded by the coding sequence ATGTCATATTCTCAATCTATTCAGCCAGGCTATGTAGGCCGCTTCGCGCCTTCTCCCTCTGGCGATCTGCACTTTGGTTCCCTGATTGCCGCTCTCGGTAGCTACCTGCGCGCTCGCGCCTGTGGTGGCCGTTGGCTGGTTCGCATCGAAGACATCGATCCCCCCCGCGAAGTCCCCGGCGCCGCCGGACGCATCCTACGCACCTTGGAGCACTATGGCCTCCATTGGGATGGCGAGGTGTTGTATCAGTCACAGCGCCATGAGGCTTACCGCGCCATCCTCGCGCGTCTGCATCAGCAAGGCCTGGCCTACTACTGCACCTGTACCCGCCAACGCATTCACGCGTTGGGCGGCGTCTATGACGGCCACTGTCGCACGCGAGGCCTCGGGCCACAGCAGGCAGCGTTACGCCTGCACCAGACCCAACCGGTCTACCGCTTCTACGACCAACTGCGTGGCTGGATCGATGCCGACGCGGCGTTGGCTCGCGAGGACTTCATCATCCACCGCAAGGATGGGTTGTTCGCCTATAACTTGGCGGTGGTGGTGGATGACCACCAGCAAGGCGTCAACGAGATCGTGCGGGGTGCCGATCTGATCGAGCCGACGGTGCGCCAGATCGCCTTGTATCGCCAGTTAGGCTGGAAAGAGCCGGCCTACCTGCATCTACCATTGGCGCTCAACAACCAGGGGAATAAGCTCTCCAAGCAGAATCATGCTCAACCGATCCCGTTGGATGATCCCCGTCCGTTGCTGTTGCAGGCCCTGGCCTTCCTCGGCCAACCGCATCCGATGGCGCTGCGCGATGTGTCCACCGAGGCGCTATTAGCTCATGCCGTCGCGGCCTGGCGCCTGGAAAATGTGCCGCTGAATGCCACAATGCCGACAACGATTCCGTCTGCACCATTCTCAAATTCCCCTCCGTGA
- the pcnB gene encoding polynucleotide adenylyltransferase PcnB: MFTRVANFCRRVLNREADSAPEQESSHLSVIPRDQHTISRQQISENALKVLYRLNKSGFDAYLVGGGVRDLLLGKRPKDFDVTTNATPEQVRKLFRNCRLVGRRFRLAHVMFGPEIIEVATFRGHHEHADEGKNISQQGKNGMLLRDNVYGNIEEDAQRRDFTINSLYYSVADFTVRDYTGGLNDLRAGLIRLIGDPETRYREDPVRMLRAVRFAAKLRMDISPETAAPIARLAPLLRDIPAARLFEEALKLLQAGYGYETYLKLREYQLFQPLFPVICRHFTPNGDSPMENILAQVLKNTDHRLQNDMRVNPAFLFAAMLWYPLIELAQKITQEGGLTYHDAFALAMNDILDEQCRSLAIPKRITALIRDIWTLQLRLSRRQGKRAHKLLEQPKFRAAYDLLALRAEAERSAELQRLAEWWGSFQLASASQQKAMVNTLDDEGDSNAGARRRRRPRRRAPRREGSGA; the protein is encoded by the coding sequence ATTTTTACCCGAGTCGCCAACTTTTGCCGTAGAGTGTTAAACCGCGAGGCGGACAGCGCACCGGAGCAGGAATCTTCCCATCTGAGCGTGATCCCGCGCGATCAACACACGATCTCACGCCAGCAGATCAGCGAAAATGCGCTGAAGGTTCTGTATCGCCTGAATAAATCAGGCTTCGACGCCTACTTGGTCGGCGGCGGTGTACGCGATCTCCTGTTGGGCAAGCGCCCGAAAGATTTCGACGTGACCACCAACGCCACTCCGGAACAAGTGCGTAAGTTATTCCGCAATTGTCGCCTGGTCGGACGCCGCTTTCGTCTGGCCCACGTCATGTTCGGCCCGGAGATCATCGAAGTGGCCACCTTCCGGGGTCATCACGAACACGCCGATGAGGGCAAGAATATCTCCCAGCAGGGTAAGAACGGCATGCTGCTGCGCGATAACGTCTACGGCAACATCGAAGAAGACGCTCAACGCCGCGACTTCACCATTAACAGCCTGTACTACAGCGTGGCCGACTTCACGGTACGTGACTATACCGGCGGCCTCAACGATCTGCGGGCCGGCCTGATCCGCCTGATCGGCGATCCCGAGACGCGTTACCGCGAGGATCCGGTACGCATGCTGCGCGCGGTGCGTTTTGCCGCCAAGCTACGGATGGATATCAGCCCAGAGACCGCCGCGCCGATCGCCCGCCTGGCGCCGCTGCTGCGCGACATCCCGGCGGCTCGCCTGTTCGAGGAGGCGCTGAAACTGTTGCAAGCGGGCTATGGCTATGAGACCTATCTCAAGCTGCGTGAATACCAGCTGTTCCAACCGCTGTTTCCGGTGATCTGCCGCCACTTTACCCCCAACGGCGACAGCCCGATGGAGAACATCCTGGCGCAGGTGCTGAAGAATACCGATCACCGCCTCCAGAACGATATGCGCGTCAATCCGGCGTTCCTGTTCGCCGCCATGCTGTGGTATCCGCTGATCGAGTTGGCGCAGAAGATCACCCAGGAGGGCGGGTTGACCTATCACGATGCCTTCGCCCTGGCGATGAACGACATTCTGGACGAGCAATGCCGTTCCCTGGCGATCCCCAAACGCATCACCGCGCTGATCCGCGATATCTGGACCTTACAACTGCGCCTATCACGCCGTCAGGGCAAGCGGGCCCACAAGTTGTTGGAGCAACCCAAGTTTCGCGCCGCCTACGATCTGTTGGCGCTGCGCGCCGAAGCCGAGCGGAGCGCCGAGCTGCAACGTCTGGCCGAGTGGTGGGGCTCCTTCCAACTCGCCAGCGCCTCGCAGCAGAAGGCCATGGTCAACACGCTGGATGATGAGGGTGACAGCAATGCCGGCGCCCGTCGTCGTCGTCGACCACGTCGTCGCGCGCCTCGCCGCGAGGGAAGCGGCGCATGA
- the folK gene encoding 2-amino-4-hydroxy-6-hydroxymethyldihydropteridine diphosphokinase codes for MTRVYLALGSNLADPRHQVRQAVQALAALPDCQFVAVSSLYRTRPLGPQDQPDYVNAAVALDTTLTAEALLDCTQRIELAHGRERKAERWGPRTLDIDIMLFGNQVIASERLIVPHYDLLNRSFMLVPLAEIAPDLCLPTGGTLRAAIARLADAGDLQVLPAQDDATPAT; via the coding sequence ATGACCCGCGTCTATCTGGCATTGGGCAGCAATCTGGCCGATCCGCGTCACCAGGTGCGTCAGGCCGTTCAGGCACTGGCGGCGCTGCCAGACTGCCAGTTCGTGGCGGTCTCCTCGCTGTATCGCACCCGCCCGCTCGGGCCGCAGGATCAGCCGGATTATGTCAATGCCGCCGTCGCGCTGGATACCACGCTGACGGCGGAGGCACTGCTGGATTGCACTCAACGCATCGAGCTCGCGCATGGTCGCGAGCGTAAGGCCGAACGTTGGGGGCCGCGTACCCTGGATATCGACATCATGCTGTTCGGTAATCAGGTGATCGCCAGCGAACGGCTGATCGTGCCGCACTATGACCTGTTGAATCGCAGCTTCATGCTGGTCCCGTTGGCCGAGATCGCCCCCGACCTCTGTCTCCCCACGGGAGGGACACTGCGTGCGGCCATCGCGCGTCTCGCTGATGCCGGAGATCTCCAGGTGTTGCCCGCCCAGGATGATGCCACGCCAGCGACCTGA
- the panB gene encoding 3-methyl-2-oxobutanoate hydroxymethyltransferase encodes MTPTTLSRLRKYKQDKHKFATITAYDASFARLFAEQGIDVMLVGDSLGMTLQGYDTTLPVTVADIAYHTRAVRRGAPNCLLMADMPFMSYATPELACANAAELMRAGANLVKLEGGAWLSDTVRMLTERAVPVCGHLGLQPQSVNILGGYRIQGRDQDTADQLLSDALALEGAGAQLLVLECVPSVVAKTITQALRIPVIGIGAGRETDGQILVMHDALGISSGRMPSFVKNFLADGGDIRAAVRRYVDAVEQGQFPADEHTFN; translated from the coding sequence ATGACGCCAACCACGCTATCACGCCTGCGCAAGTACAAGCAGGACAAGCATAAGTTCGCTACGATCACCGCATACGATGCCAGCTTCGCCCGGCTATTCGCCGAGCAGGGCATCGATGTGATGCTGGTCGGAGACTCTCTGGGGATGACCCTACAAGGGTATGACACCACCCTGCCGGTGACGGTGGCGGACATCGCCTACCACACCCGAGCGGTACGCCGTGGCGCGCCAAACTGCCTATTGATGGCCGACATGCCCTTCATGTCTTATGCCACCCCGGAGCTGGCTTGCGCCAACGCCGCCGAACTGATGCGCGCCGGGGCGAACCTGGTCAAGCTGGAAGGCGGCGCCTGGTTAAGCGATACCGTGCGGATGCTGACCGAGCGGGCGGTGCCGGTATGCGGCCATCTCGGGCTACAGCCCCAGTCCGTCAATATTCTCGGCGGCTACCGCATACAAGGACGCGATCAGGATACGGCTGACCAGTTATTGTCCGATGCCTTGGCGCTGGAAGGAGCCGGAGCCCAATTGCTGGTCTTGGAGTGCGTCCCGTCCGTGGTCGCCAAGACCATCACGCAGGCACTGCGTATCCCGGTCATCGGCATCGGTGCTGGCCGAGAGACCGACGGCCAGATCCTGGTGATGCATGACGCCTTGGGGATCAGCAGCGGGCGCATGCCCAGCTTCGTGAAGAATTTCCTGGCCGACGGCGGTGACATCCGCGCGGCGGTGCGCCGTTACGTCGACGCCGTCGAGCAGGGGCAATTCCCCGCCGACGAACATACCTTTAACTGA
- the panC gene encoding pantoate--beta-alanine ligase has protein sequence MLIIETIPLLRREVRRWRQEGKRIALVPTMGNLHEGHMTLVREARARADVVIVSVFVNPMQFDRPDDLARYPRTLQEDCEKLNRNGVDLVFAPAADEIYPQGVGQQTYVDVPALSTILEGESRPGHFRGVATIVSKLFNLVQPDLACFGEKDYQQLQLIRKLVADLGYGIEIVGVPIVRGEDGLALSSRNGYLDSDERRLAPRLYNIMMQLATQLENGERNLDELLEQTAGRLRQAGFRPDVLFIRDADTLGEVTLDTRSAIILMAAWLGQARLIDNVRVAFSADA, from the coding sequence GTGCTGATTATCGAGACTATCCCGCTGTTGCGCCGCGAAGTACGCCGCTGGCGCCAGGAGGGGAAACGTATTGCGCTGGTCCCGACCATGGGAAACCTGCATGAAGGGCACATGACGCTGGTACGCGAGGCGCGCGCCCGGGCCGATGTGGTGATCGTATCGGTATTCGTCAATCCCATGCAGTTCGATCGCCCCGACGATCTGGCGCGTTACCCACGCACCCTGCAAGAGGACTGCGAAAAGCTCAACCGCAACGGCGTGGATCTGGTCTTCGCCCCGGCCGCCGACGAGATCTACCCGCAGGGTGTCGGGCAACAGACCTATGTCGATGTCCCCGCCCTCTCCACCATCCTCGAGGGTGAGAGCCGCCCGGGCCACTTCCGCGGCGTCGCCACCATCGTCAGCAAGCTATTTAACCTGGTGCAGCCGGATCTGGCCTGCTTCGGCGAGAAGGATTATCAGCAGCTCCAACTGATCCGCAAGCTGGTGGCGGATCTGGGTTACGGTATCGAGATCGTCGGCGTGCCGATCGTCCGCGGCGAGGATGGCCTGGCGCTGAGCTCGCGTAACGGCTACCTCGACAGCGATGAACGCCGCCTCGCCCCACGCTTATATAACATCATGATGCAGCTGGCCACCCAGCTAGAAAATGGCGAGCGCAATCTGGATGAGCTGCTAGAACAGACCGCCGGCCGCCTGCGCCAAGCGGGCTTCCGCCCCGACGTTCTATTCATTCGTGACGCGGATACCCTCGGTGAGGTGACGCTGGACACCCGCTCGGCGATCATATTAATGGCCGCCTGGTTGGGCCAGGCACGCCTGATCGATAACGTCCGCGTTGCGTTTAGTGCCGACGCATAA
- the panD gene encoding aspartate 1-decarboxylase, with amino-acid sequence MVRTMLQGKLHRVKVTQSDLNYEGSCAIDQDFMDAAGILQYEAIDIYNVDNGQRFSTYAIAAEPGSKIISVNGAAARCACVGDKLIICSYVQMPDEQARTHHPRVAYFDGDNQMKRLAKSVPVQVA; translated from the coding sequence ATGGTACGTACAATGCTGCAGGGCAAACTGCACCGCGTGAAAGTCACCCAGTCCGACCTGAATTATGAAGGCTCCTGCGCCATCGATCAGGACTTTATGGACGCGGCCGGTATCCTGCAATATGAGGCCATCGACATCTACAACGTCGATAATGGTCAGCGCTTCTCCACCTACGCCATCGCCGCCGAACCCGGCTCGAAGATCATCTCCGTCAATGGCGCCGCCGCTCGCTGCGCCTGCGTCGGCGACAAACTGATCATCTGTAGCTATGTGCAGATGCCCGACGAACAGGCCCGGACACACCATCCGAGGGTGGCCTACTTCGATGGGGACAACCAGATGAAACGCCTGGCCAAGTCTGTCCCGGTCCAGGTCGCCTGA
- a CDS encoding glycosyltransferase family 39 protein, translating into MTICRWPQRAPPGRLLGWLLLYILLWTGVTQYLDPALPYDAVEAMNWGQNGEWGSPKNPWLVGAMMRPLLYFPALSPEHYWYLCHFVVIAGGMLGVWMLTRRLTGRADLAWLALMSLNLSGSINIDMLPYNDNYLLVGLWPWLFWALARALATDSPRWGWPLFALLAGLATMAKYSTVALLLLLLLATLISPSLRPLYRQRRFWLAIAIYFALVTPNALWLTQHQFAAIHWVSGQLHPEPNLHASLAMLTVFYPLLIMTLLVYLSGGRLHWPAPGALRLSLLMLLIPLALILLWLTLYRGGRITEWLQPFVIPAIALLCASLRGVSSRQIRRLSRGLSLLAPLVLCGYAVVYLLDLRGCGQEWSGLTPFARQAETFWRQQSPTPLRLVGGDYLHQWLLVYAIARPRTIQPWQRDTPTPPNIYTPGITQARIERDGVLLVGRLGAPCSPAAFRAVWRDWPELQPHAYRQIDFVAQPGAPHQPLCLAIVPPRRGTNPAE; encoded by the coding sequence ATGACGATTTGCCGTTGGCCACAGCGCGCCCCGCCAGGCCGCCTGCTAGGGTGGCTACTGCTCTATATCCTTCTCTGGACGGGGGTAACGCAATACCTAGACCCGGCGCTCCCCTATGATGCCGTCGAGGCGATGAACTGGGGGCAGAACGGTGAATGGGGATCGCCGAAAAACCCCTGGCTAGTCGGCGCGATGATGCGGCCACTGCTCTACTTTCCCGCCTTATCTCCCGAGCACTACTGGTATCTCTGCCACTTTGTCGTCATCGCTGGCGGTATGCTAGGGGTCTGGATGTTGACTCGCCGCCTCACCGGCCGAGCCGATCTCGCCTGGCTGGCCTTGATGAGTCTGAATCTCTCCGGCAGCATTAACATCGACATGCTGCCGTATAACGACAATTATCTATTAGTCGGCCTGTGGCCCTGGCTATTCTGGGCGCTGGCGCGAGCATTAGCTACCGACTCACCCCGCTGGGGGTGGCCATTATTCGCCCTGCTCGCCGGACTCGCGACGATGGCCAAATACTCCACCGTGGCGCTGCTGCTGTTACTGTTGCTCGCCACCCTCATCAGCCCCTCGCTTCGCCCCCTCTACCGCCAACGCCGTTTTTGGCTGGCGATCGCGATCTATTTCGCCTTAGTCACGCCTAACGCGCTATGGCTCACCCAGCACCAGTTCGCCGCTATCCACTGGGTGAGCGGTCAACTGCATCCTGAACCGAATCTACATGCCAGCCTCGCGATGCTGACCGTATTTTACCCTCTGCTCATCATGACCCTACTGGTGTATCTGAGCGGGGGGCGGCTACATTGGCCAGCACCGGGGGCGCTACGCCTATCCCTGCTTATGCTGCTGATCCCCTTAGCGCTGATCCTACTGTGGCTGACGCTCTATCGTGGCGGTCGCATCACCGAATGGCTACAGCCCTTCGTCATACCCGCCATCGCACTGCTCTGCGCCAGCCTGCGCGGCGTATCCTCACGGCAGATTCGCCGTCTCAGCCGAGGGTTATCTCTGCTCGCGCCGCTGGTACTATGCGGTTATGCCGTAGTCTACCTGCTGGATCTACGCGGCTGTGGGCAGGAGTGGAGCGGGTTGACGCCCTTCGCGCGACAGGCGGAGACATTCTGGCGCCAGCAGAGCCCGACACCACTACGCCTGGTGGGCGGCGACTATCTGCATCAATGGTTATTGGTCTATGCCATAGCGCGCCCACGCACCATTCAACCCTGGCAGAGAGACACCCCTACCCCACCCAATATCTATACGCCGGGGATCACCCAGGCGCGTATCGAGCGTGATGGCGTATTACTGGTTGGCCGACTGGGAGCCCCCTGCTCCCCGGCCGCTTTCCGTGCCGTCTGGCGCGATTGGCCGGAACTCCAGCCACATGCCTACCGTCAAATCGACTTCGTCGCCCAGCCCGGCGCGCCGCATCAGCCGCTCTGCCTGGCGATCGTTCCCCCGCGCCGCGGGACTAATCCAGCGGAATAA
- a CDS encoding polysaccharide deacetylase family protein has protein sequence MYKSFCLAGLLLLVSFSTLAQPSLPSASTSDPIVARYMVTAHASTVYSPVGDRIIPVARLQAGTLLEVQPDETGYFIFRFANASGFIARDALVPASPPLPAAREVALLHRKSRDYLLTLHPVMIYGRSDLQSPPLATLAANLRYPILAEETDTTGQRWMVINLGGRLAYVRADKVELDNGIPILTYHHILRNQDNHRFRHTSTTTSVEAFDSQMAYLRQAGYLTISLYQLEGYLRGNENLPARAVALTFDDGLKSVYRYAYPILKKNGQRATAFIVSSRIKRHPQPWNPNGLQFMSLSELRAIQSVFDIQSHTHFLHRLSADKRPILLQRSQHNILFDFARSRRALTQFNPHVQYLSYPFGAFNRKAIEAAHQAGYHMAVTTMRGKVRRGDNPYTLKRLYVLRTDSVQTMARLIANRPQDVPPVDTPVPIRLPPLMQSVIPLD, from the coding sequence ATGTATAAGTCTTTCTGCTTGGCGGGATTACTCCTGCTGGTTTCGTTCTCGACGCTGGCGCAGCCATCGTTGCCGTCTGCATCGACATCGGATCCGATCGTTGCCCGCTATATGGTCACCGCACACGCGAGCACGGTCTATTCGCCGGTCGGCGATCGCATCATTCCGGTCGCACGCCTTCAGGCCGGGACACTGCTCGAAGTGCAGCCGGATGAGACGGGGTACTTTATCTTTCGTTTCGCTAACGCCAGCGGTTTTATTGCGCGCGATGCATTGGTGCCAGCCTCGCCGCCACTGCCCGCCGCGCGCGAGGTGGCATTGCTGCACCGCAAGAGTCGGGACTATCTGCTGACTTTGCATCCTGTGATGATTTATGGCCGTAGCGACCTCCAGTCGCCGCCGTTGGCGACCTTAGCCGCCAATCTACGTTATCCCATCCTGGCGGAAGAGACCGATACGACGGGTCAGCGCTGGATGGTGATCAACCTGGGCGGGCGCTTAGCCTATGTGCGTGCCGATAAGGTTGAGCTGGATAACGGTATTCCGATCCTCACCTACCATCACATCCTGCGTAACCAGGATAACCATCGTTTCCGTCATACCTCGACAACCACCTCGGTCGAGGCATTCGACAGCCAGATGGCCTACCTGCGCCAGGCCGGCTATCTGACCATCTCCCTCTATCAGTTAGAGGGGTATTTGCGCGGCAATGAAAACCTTCCGGCGCGAGCCGTGGCGTTGACCTTTGACGATGGGCTAAAGTCGGTTTACCGCTACGCCTATCCGATTCTGAAGAAAAACGGTCAGCGGGCGACCGCGTTTATCGTCTCCTCGCGTATTAAGCGCCACCCACAGCCGTGGAACCCTAACGGCTTGCAGTTTATGAGCCTGTCGGAGCTCCGCGCCATCCAGTCGGTATTCGATATTCAGTCGCATACCCATTTTCTGCATCGCCTCTCGGCAGATAAGCGGCCGATCCTGCTGCAACGCAGCCAACACAATATTCTGTTCGACTTCGCCCGTTCGCGTCGCGCGCTGACACAGTTTAATCCGCATGTGCAATACCTCTCTTATCCTTTTGGCGCCTTCAATCGTAAGGCGATCGAGGCGGCGCACCAGGCAGGCTACCACATGGCGGTGACCACCATGCGCGGTAAGGTACGGCGTGGCGATAATCCCTACACCTTGAAGCGACTGTATGTATTGCGTACCGACTCGGTACAGACCATGGCGCGCTTGATCGCCAATCGGCCACAGGATGTGCCACCGGTCGATACGCCGGTTCCGATCCGCCTCCCTCCGCTCATGCAGAGCGTTATTCCGCTGGATTAG